A genomic window from Rhodococcus sp. KBS0724 includes:
- a CDS encoding GAF and ANTAR domain-containing protein, which translates to MSRPDKALTEPAAVFAALAEILYSATDDADVYNAICSAAVELIPGCDHASLMLRRANTTVTVAASDEIATFADDLERATGEGPCLDALETETPQIESDLRTPNQWPEFAREALSKTPIRGSMGFRLLVDRRKIGALNLFSDTPGAFSEDVADLAVILVSFASVAVTALSRGEDAESLRRGLTGSREIGQAVGLLMALHGISSDAAFQILQKTSQNMNVKVADLARDVIVRHRSTLD; encoded by the coding sequence ATGTCCCGGCCAGATAAAGCCCTGACAGAACCCGCAGCAGTTTTCGCGGCCTTGGCCGAGATTCTCTACTCCGCGACAGACGATGCTGACGTGTACAACGCGATCTGCTCTGCCGCTGTCGAATTGATTCCCGGCTGCGATCACGCCAGTTTGATGCTGCGTCGCGCAAACACCACTGTCACCGTCGCCGCGAGTGATGAGATAGCGACTTTCGCGGATGATCTGGAGCGCGCCACCGGAGAAGGCCCGTGCCTCGACGCTCTCGAGACAGAAACACCACAGATCGAGTCCGATCTTCGAACTCCGAACCAGTGGCCTGAATTTGCGCGGGAAGCTCTCTCGAAAACACCAATTCGTGGAAGCATGGGGTTCCGCTTACTCGTTGACCGACGCAAAATCGGCGCTCTCAACCTCTTCTCCGATACACCCGGAGCATTCTCCGAAGATGTCGCCGACCTGGCCGTAATTCTGGTCTCCTTCGCGTCTGTGGCCGTCACCGCGTTGTCTCGGGGCGAGGATGCCGAATCGCTGCGGCGAGGTCTGACGGGTAGCCGGGAAATCGGCCAAGCCGTCGGTTTGCTGATGGCATTGCACGGGATATCCAGCGACGCCGCATTCCAGATTCTTCAGAAGACTTCACAAAACATGAACGTCAAGGTCGCTGATCTCGCTCGCGACGTCATCGTTCGGCATCGATCTACTCTCGACTGA
- a CDS encoding class II glutamine amidotransferase, protein MAYSGEPLLAQNLLFRPEHSLIDQSLHSHLGATTTNGDGFGIGWYGEGSVPAVFKSIEPAWNDSNLREIASQLRTPLFFAHVRASTGTAVQRSNCHPFRHEQWLWMHNGSLHGFQAIKRELVTAVDPSLYPDLQGSTDSETLFFLALTFGLTDDPFGGVARAVGFVEHTARSRGIENPVQMTVATTDGTSTWIFRYSSESRSRSLFYSTEMSTLRKLHPDVEELKDLGEEARIVVSEPLRDLPGAWNEVPESAAGVIRAGRDDMREFEPIPPA, encoded by the coding sequence ATGGCATATTCAGGCGAACCACTACTCGCGCAGAACTTGTTGTTCCGACCGGAACACTCGTTGATCGACCAGAGCCTGCATTCTCATCTCGGTGCCACGACAACCAATGGCGACGGCTTCGGAATCGGCTGGTACGGCGAAGGCAGCGTGCCGGCCGTGTTCAAGAGCATCGAACCCGCGTGGAACGATTCGAACCTCCGTGAGATCGCCAGCCAACTGCGCACACCGCTGTTCTTCGCCCACGTCCGTGCATCCACGGGAACTGCTGTGCAGCGCAGCAACTGTCATCCATTTCGGCACGAGCAGTGGCTGTGGATGCACAACGGCTCCCTGCACGGATTCCAAGCGATCAAACGGGAATTGGTAACCGCCGTCGATCCGTCGCTCTACCCCGATCTGCAAGGGTCTACGGACTCGGAAACGCTGTTCTTCCTCGCACTCACCTTCGGATTGACCGATGATCCGTTCGGCGGTGTCGCGCGGGCGGTGGGTTTTGTCGAGCACACAGCGCGCTCACGGGGAATCGAGAATCCTGTACAAATGACTGTCGCGACGACGGACGGAACGTCCACCTGGATCTTCCGATATTCGAGCGAAAGCCGATCGAGGTCACTCTTCTATTCCACCGAGATGTCCACACTGCGGAAACTACATCCAGATGTGGAAGAACTGAAAGACCTGGGCGAGGAGGCCAGAATCGTTGTTTCCGAGCCTCTCCGCGATCTTCCGGGTGCATGGAACGAGGTGCCGGAATCTGCTGCGGGCGTAATTCGTGCGGGCCGGGACGACATGCGGGAGTTCGAGCCAATCCCACCCGCCTAG
- the der gene encoding ribosome biogenesis GTPase Der: MSDDLVTEFAGDGTWSEESEWDYADLEADGEGEAHIAVPTLAVVGRPNVGKSTLVNRIIGRREAVVEDIPGVTRDRVSYEANWAGRRFLVQDTGGWEPDAKGLQQAVARQAELAMGTADAILLVVDAVVGATATDEAVARVLRRSKTPVILVANKVDDGRTESEVAALWSLGLGQPYSVSATHGRGTGDLLDEVLEKLPETPREGIPGGGPRRVALVGKPNVGKSSLLNKLSGDERSVVHNVAGTTVDPVDSIVELGGRPWRFVDTAGLRKRVSHASGAEFYASLRTKSAIEAAEVAILLIDAHEPITEQDLRVLSMVADTGRALVIAFNKWDLVDEDRRLMLDKEVDRDLVRVPWAQRVNISAHTGRAVAKLVPALDTALESWDKRIPTGRLNTWLKEVVAATPPPMRGGRLPRIMFATQASTRPPTFVLFTTGFLEAGYRRFIERRLREEFNFDGSPVRVSVRVREKRDRKSR; encoded by the coding sequence GTGAGCGACGATCTGGTAACCGAATTTGCCGGCGACGGAACCTGGTCCGAGGAATCGGAGTGGGATTACGCCGATCTCGAAGCGGACGGCGAAGGCGAAGCGCACATTGCCGTCCCGACCTTGGCTGTTGTCGGTCGACCGAACGTCGGCAAGTCGACGCTCGTCAACCGCATCATCGGCCGTCGTGAAGCGGTAGTCGAGGACATCCCCGGTGTTACCCGTGACCGCGTCTCGTACGAGGCGAACTGGGCCGGACGACGCTTCCTCGTCCAGGACACCGGCGGATGGGAGCCCGACGCAAAGGGCCTTCAGCAGGCCGTTGCGCGTCAGGCCGAGTTGGCCATGGGAACGGCTGACGCCATTCTCCTGGTCGTCGACGCTGTTGTCGGCGCTACCGCGACGGACGAAGCTGTAGCTCGCGTGCTGCGTCGTTCCAAGACTCCGGTCATCCTCGTCGCCAACAAGGTGGACGACGGACGCACCGAGTCCGAGGTCGCAGCACTCTGGTCCTTGGGCCTCGGTCAGCCGTACTCCGTGAGTGCGACGCACGGCCGCGGTACCGGCGACCTGCTCGACGAGGTTCTGGAGAAGCTTCCGGAAACCCCGCGTGAAGGCATCCCCGGCGGCGGTCCGCGTCGAGTTGCTCTCGTCGGAAAGCCGAACGTCGGAAAGTCCAGCTTGCTCAACAAGCTGTCCGGTGACGAGCGGTCCGTCGTGCACAACGTTGCCGGCACCACCGTCGACCCCGTCGACTCGATCGTCGAACTCGGCGGGCGCCCTTGGCGTTTCGTCGACACGGCTGGTCTGCGTAAGCGCGTCAGCCATGCCAGCGGCGCTGAGTTCTACGCGTCGCTGCGTACGAAGAGCGCGATCGAGGCCGCTGAGGTCGCGATCCTGCTGATCGACGCACACGAGCCGATCACCGAGCAGGACCTGCGTGTTCTGAGCATGGTGGCCGACACCGGTCGCGCACTGGTGATCGCATTCAACAAGTGGGACCTCGTGGACGAGGACCGTCGACTCATGCTGGACAAGGAAGTGGACCGCGATCTGGTCCGTGTTCCATGGGCACAGCGGGTCAACATCTCCGCCCACACCGGTCGCGCAGTAGCGAAGCTCGTGCCGGCGCTCGACACGGCTCTGGAGTCCTGGGACAAGCGCATCCCCACGGGTCGCTTGAATACCTGGCTCAAGGAAGTTGTGGCAGCGACGCCGCCGCCGATGCGTGGTGGTCGTCTGCCTCGCATCATGTTCGCGACGCAGGCAAGCACACGTCCGCCGACGTTCGTTCTCTTCACCACAGGCTTCCTCGAGGCCGGCTACCGCCGCTTCATCGAGCGGCGTTTGCGTGAAGAATTCAACTTCGACGGCAGCCCCGTCCGCGTTTCCGTTCGAGTGCGCGAGAAGCGTGACCGCAAGAGCCGCTAG
- a CDS encoding protein kinase domain-containing protein: MGEGDSLGTQRYPPSPAAELGGAGFDDAVEIGHGGFGVVYRCTQAELDRTVAVKVLTFDLDVENRARFFREQQAMGRLTGHPNIVNILQVGATDSGRPYIVMPYHRQDSLGARIRRDGQLSLNQALRLGVKMAGAVESAHQLGILHRDIKPANILLTDYGEPELADFGIAHITGGFETATGVVTGSPAYTAPEVLAGDPPTPAADIYGLGAVLFSALTGHAAFERRSGEQVVAQFLRITTQAMPDLREHGMPDDVSEVISRAMSRTPGARQVTAAEFGEELRRLQRQHDFPVDEMPLRAEPDTQGNDRRPSPEGGPRRSGAFTPSTTGELPLELTSFVGRRRELTEAKNLLAGGPLVTLTGIGGVGKTRLALRLAAAVQREYDDGVRLVELGELRDASLLVETVAGVLGLRDQSARPLREILIEFLEPRELLLVLDNCEHLVDAVAELAATLIRVSPSLRILATSREPLDIGGEAVLRVPPLGVPDPERKPSLRSLPKYDAVSLFFERAAMAVPGFVPTEENIEAVAGICRSLDGLPLPIELAAARLRAMSLEQILGRLTDRYTLLTRGSRGAPSRQQTLRLCIDWSFELCTAREQLVWARLAVFAGSFELDAAELVCGAGLELGELLDTLTSLVDKSILIREEHASVVRFRMLETLREYGYEKLEQAGDVVQLRRRHRDWCERLALDSEAEWISVRQLDWIARLKREQSNVREALEFSVVDDPATGLRTAVALSFFWSSQGLYSECRHWITQLLASQSGPPTLDWVKGLYFATLMASVQGDLPAGAGLVDEARRLIAHTDDPKMRILVTLADGMHALYSGDPARASSLLETAVAGFSGRGETALEIGALYPLGLAYGLRGSTDQAIECHERAISITEARGETMARSYSLWALGIEVWRQGDSDRAMRLLHQSLKLSRQTRSPRVATACVETMAWIECGRRDGVRAAVLMGAAEGLARSMGSTAIIHSNLLLYQQECDRKARQMLGEKAFAAAFRKGRGFGFDAAISYALHEHPSDDSGSDTAAASTRLTKRERQVADLIAQGLTNQAIADRLVISPRTAQGHVEHILTKLGFTSRAQVAAWVVERNRDPH; encoded by the coding sequence ATGGGTGAAGGTGATTCGCTCGGCACTCAGCGCTATCCGCCGTCGCCGGCCGCGGAGCTGGGAGGTGCCGGCTTCGATGATGCAGTGGAGATCGGCCACGGTGGTTTCGGCGTCGTCTACCGCTGTACGCAGGCAGAACTGGATCGCACGGTTGCGGTGAAGGTGCTCACCTTCGATCTCGACGTGGAGAACCGCGCCCGCTTCTTTCGGGAACAGCAGGCGATGGGCCGGTTGACCGGACACCCGAATATCGTCAACATTTTGCAGGTCGGCGCTACCGACAGTGGCCGCCCGTACATCGTGATGCCGTATCACCGGCAGGATTCCCTCGGCGCGCGGATCCGCCGCGACGGTCAACTGTCGTTGAATCAGGCGTTGCGCCTGGGGGTGAAGATGGCGGGAGCGGTGGAGTCGGCCCACCAGCTCGGGATCCTGCACCGGGACATCAAGCCCGCCAACATCTTGCTCACCGATTACGGCGAACCGGAGTTGGCCGATTTCGGAATCGCGCACATCACCGGGGGTTTCGAGACCGCTACCGGGGTCGTTACCGGTTCACCGGCGTACACGGCGCCGGAAGTGTTGGCTGGAGACCCGCCGACTCCAGCGGCCGACATCTATGGACTTGGCGCCGTCCTGTTCAGCGCTCTCACCGGTCATGCCGCGTTCGAACGGCGCAGCGGAGAGCAGGTTGTGGCGCAGTTTCTGCGGATCACCACGCAAGCGATGCCCGATTTGCGTGAGCACGGGATGCCCGACGACGTCTCTGAGGTTATCTCCCGCGCGATGTCGCGGACACCCGGTGCGCGCCAGGTGACCGCCGCAGAGTTCGGCGAGGAACTGCGGAGACTGCAACGGCAGCACGATTTTCCGGTCGACGAGATGCCTCTACGCGCTGAACCAGACACGCAGGGCAACGACCGGCGACCCAGTCCAGAAGGCGGGCCGCGACGTTCAGGTGCCTTTACCCCGAGTACAACGGGGGAGCTGCCTCTGGAACTGACCAGCTTTGTCGGTCGCCGACGCGAGCTGACCGAGGCGAAGAACCTGCTCGCCGGGGGACCGTTGGTGACGTTGACGGGCATCGGAGGTGTCGGTAAGACACGGCTGGCACTGCGACTCGCGGCCGCGGTGCAACGGGAGTACGACGACGGTGTGCGGCTCGTCGAGTTAGGCGAGCTGCGTGACGCGTCGTTGCTGGTCGAGACAGTGGCAGGTGTGCTGGGCCTGCGGGACCAGTCGGCGCGACCGCTACGAGAGATCCTGATCGAGTTCCTCGAACCGCGGGAATTACTGTTGGTTCTCGACAACTGTGAACACCTGGTCGATGCTGTCGCGGAATTAGCCGCGACCCTGATCCGTGTCAGTCCGTCGCTGCGGATTCTGGCCACCAGCCGCGAACCTCTCGATATCGGCGGGGAGGCGGTGTTGCGGGTTCCGCCGTTGGGCGTACCCGATCCGGAGCGGAAACCGTCGCTCCGGTCGTTGCCTAAATACGATGCGGTGTCGTTGTTCTTCGAGCGTGCGGCGATGGCCGTTCCGGGTTTTGTGCCCACCGAGGAGAACATTGAGGCAGTGGCGGGGATCTGCCGCAGTCTCGACGGGTTGCCGTTGCCGATCGAGTTGGCGGCGGCGCGGTTGCGGGCGATGTCGCTCGAGCAGATCCTGGGGCGTCTGACTGATCGATATACGCTGCTGACTCGCGGCAGCCGGGGTGCGCCCTCGCGGCAGCAGACGCTGCGGTTGTGTATCGACTGGAGTTTCGAGTTATGTACTGCGCGTGAGCAACTGGTGTGGGCTCGGTTGGCGGTGTTCGCGGGAAGTTTCGAACTTGATGCTGCGGAGTTGGTGTGCGGCGCGGGACTGGAGTTGGGCGAGCTTCTGGACACATTGACGTCGTTGGTGGACAAGTCGATTCTGATCCGGGAAGAGCATGCGTCGGTAGTTCGGTTCCGGATGCTCGAGACGTTGCGTGAGTATGGGTACGAGAAGCTCGAGCAGGCCGGCGACGTTGTGCAACTGCGCCGCAGACACCGGGACTGGTGCGAGCGGTTGGCGCTCGATTCGGAGGCCGAGTGGATCAGCGTTCGTCAACTCGACTGGATCGCCCGCCTGAAGCGGGAGCAGTCGAACGTGCGGGAGGCACTCGAATTCAGCGTCGTCGACGATCCCGCCACCGGACTACGGACTGCTGTTGCCTTGTCCTTCTTCTGGAGTTCGCAGGGCCTCTACAGCGAATGCCGGCATTGGATCACCCAGTTGCTTGCCAGTCAGAGCGGCCCACCTACCCTCGACTGGGTCAAGGGTCTCTATTTCGCCACTCTGATGGCGAGTGTGCAGGGCGACCTCCCGGCCGGTGCGGGGCTCGTTGACGAGGCGCGGCGTCTCATCGCTCACACAGATGATCCGAAGATGCGCATACTCGTCACGCTCGCCGACGGAATGCATGCTCTTTACAGTGGTGACCCTGCGAGGGCCTCCTCGTTGCTCGAAACCGCCGTCGCCGGATTCAGCGGGCGCGGGGAAACCGCACTCGAGATAGGTGCCTTGTATCCGTTGGGGTTGGCCTATGGACTGCGCGGCTCGACGGACCAGGCGATCGAATGCCACGAGCGTGCGATTTCGATCACGGAAGCGCGCGGAGAGACGATGGCTCGGTCGTATTCACTGTGGGCTCTGGGAATTGAAGTGTGGCGGCAGGGCGATAGCGATCGTGCGATGCGGCTGCTCCATCAGTCGCTGAAACTGTCGCGGCAAACGCGCAGCCCTCGCGTTGCCACAGCGTGCGTCGAGACGATGGCGTGGATCGAGTGTGGGCGGCGCGACGGGGTGAGGGCCGCTGTGTTGATGGGAGCGGCGGAGGGGTTGGCACGCTCGATGGGCAGCACCGCGATAATTCACTCCAATTTACTTCTCTACCAACAGGAATGCGATCGGAAGGCGCGTCAGATGCTCGGCGAAAAAGCATTCGCGGCAGCCTTCCGAAAAGGTCGAGGTTTCGGGTTCGACGCGGCAATTTCCTACGCACTCCACGAACATCCTTCTGATGACTCCGGATCCGACACTGCTGCCGCCTCGACGCGACTGACCAAGAGGGAACGTCAAGTCGCCGACCTCATCGCGCAAGGCCTGACCAACCAGGCCATCGCCGACCGCCTGGTTATCTCACCTCGCACCGCTCAAGGGCATGTGGAGCACATCCTGACCAAATTGGGGTTCACCTCGCGGGCGCAGGTTGCGGCCTGGGTCGTGGAGCGAAACCGCGACCCGCACTGA
- a CDS encoding DUF6389 family protein, with translation MEATEYRDALRAVLDTASAVAAARLTAIRNTATARTDGVIIEVFVDQDAHGTFDVWARFEGPDAFTLDRQLGDERALFGVIWGTDGWDPDVPVRPREWSRMELTDVIVDVVAEWVDTLISVGPDTLYWEVATPDGDVDPRPVGVNRK, from the coding sequence GTGGAAGCCACTGAATACCGGGACGCACTGAGAGCTGTTCTCGATACCGCGTCGGCGGTCGCGGCCGCTCGGCTCACAGCGATCCGCAATACGGCGACGGCGCGAACCGATGGCGTGATCATCGAGGTTTTTGTCGACCAGGACGCACACGGCACTTTCGATGTATGGGCGCGATTCGAAGGTCCAGACGCATTCACTTTAGACCGGCAGCTCGGCGACGAGCGGGCACTGTTCGGTGTGATCTGGGGGACGGACGGCTGGGACCCGGACGTTCCGGTCCGGCCGCGGGAATGGTCGCGGATGGAACTCACAGACGTCATCGTCGACGTCGTTGCCGAGTGGGTCGACACTCTCATCTCAGTCGGGCCAGACACGCTGTACTGGGAGGTTGCCACACCCGACGGCGATGTCGATCCGCGCCCCGTGGGAGTGAACCGTAAGTGA
- a CDS encoding MerR family transcriptional regulator has protein sequence MTSEAQARTLRGVYGISVMSELSGVGPQTLRLYERRGLLTPTRTGGGTRRYSESDLETLARITALIDDGVNLVGVRLILSLEAENSILAARLAQLNDSADDQV, from the coding sequence GTGACGTCAGAGGCTCAGGCGCGCACGCTACGTGGCGTTTACGGAATCTCGGTGATGTCTGAACTTTCCGGGGTGGGGCCGCAAACGTTGAGGTTGTACGAGCGGCGAGGGTTGTTGACGCCGACTCGCACCGGAGGTGGAACCCGCCGATACAGCGAATCGGATCTGGAGACACTAGCCCGCATCACCGCACTGATCGACGACGGCGTCAACTTGGTCGGAGTCCGATTGATACTTTCGCTCGAGGCCGAGAATTCAATTCTTGCGGCGAGGCTCGCGCAGTTGAATGACTCAGCGGACGACCAAGTGTGA
- a CDS encoding pseudouridine synthase, giving the protein MNNPARRDGTPDRNNSRDTRDTRGARSDAPRGGRSDSPRGGRSDAPRGARSEAPRGGRSNTSRSTSGYDRNAGSDRPRTDDRRGGFNDDRRPPRNDDRRPPRSDDRRPPRSDDRRPPRSDDRRPPRSDDRRPPRSDDRRPAHSDDRRGGYNDDRRPARTDDRRGGYNDDRRGPRSDDRRGPRSDDRRTPHVDARRAPRGGADRRSDDQRGARPEAPRGTAWANAPRGSKFDGPPRKRPAAPTPAATNKRGKPKTEKPQRVVSQNPLVSNAKPARHQHAEVTKHDGPPKGDGVRLQKVLAQAGVASRRAAEELIDQGRVEVDGRIVVEQGLRVDPENAVVRVDGVRVVVQKDLVYLAMNKPRGWQCTMSDDLGRPCVGDIVSERVQSGQRLFHVGRLDADTEGLLLFTNDGDLAHRLMHPSFEVPKTYLATVHGVVERSTGKQLRDGVTLDDGPAKVDAFTVLEINEGKTLVKLVLHEGRKHIVRRLLDAVGHPVVRLVRTNVGVVALGDQRPGTQRVLGRSEVGGLYEAVGL; this is encoded by the coding sequence GTGAACAATCCCGCTCGCCGAGATGGCACACCGGACCGTAACAACTCCCGCGACACCCGCGACACCCGCGGCGCACGCAGCGATGCACCCCGTGGTGGTCGTAGCGACAGCCCCCGTGGTGGACGCAGTGACGCCCCCCGCGGCGCACGCAGCGAAGCGCCCCGTGGTGGACGCAGCAACACTTCCCGCAGTACTTCCGGATACGACCGCAATGCCGGATCCGACCGCCCCCGCACGGACGACCGTCGCGGTGGATTCAATGACGATCGGCGCCCCCCGCGCAATGACGATCGGCGCCCCCCGCGCAGTGACGATCGGCGCCCCCCGCGCAGTGACGATCGGCGCCCCCCGCGCAGTGACGATCGGCGCCCCCCGCGCAGTGACGATCGGCGCCCCCCGCGCAGTGACGACCGTCGTCCCGCACATAGCGATGACCGTCGTGGTGGGTACAACGACGACCGTCGCCCCGCACGCACCGACGACCGCCGTGGTGGTTACAACGATGATCGGCGCGGCCCGCGCAGTGACGACCGCCGTGGCCCCCGCAGCGATGACCGTCGTACACCCCACGTTGATGCCCGTCGCGCACCGCGCGGTGGCGCAGACCGTCGCAGCGACGATCAGCGCGGCGCACGCCCCGAGGCTCCTCGCGGCACTGCGTGGGCAAACGCCCCGCGCGGATCCAAGTTCGACGGACCTCCGCGCAAGCGTCCGGCAGCCCCGACACCGGCGGCAACCAACAAGCGTGGCAAGCCGAAGACGGAGAAGCCGCAGCGCGTCGTCTCCCAGAACCCGTTGGTGTCCAACGCCAAGCCGGCGCGTCATCAGCACGCCGAGGTCACCAAGCACGACGGCCCGCCGAAGGGCGACGGCGTCCGCTTGCAGAAGGTGCTGGCTCAGGCCGGCGTGGCATCACGCCGTGCAGCCGAAGAACTGATCGACCAGGGTCGCGTCGAGGTCGACGGCCGCATCGTGGTCGAGCAGGGTCTGCGCGTTGATCCCGAGAACGCAGTAGTCCGCGTCGACGGCGTTCGTGTTGTCGTACAGAAGGACCTCGTCTACTTGGCTATGAACAAGCCGCGTGGATGGCAGTGCACCATGTCCGACGACCTCGGTCGTCCGTGTGTCGGTGACATCGTCTCCGAGCGCGTTCAGTCCGGTCAGCGGCTCTTCCACGTCGGACGTCTCGACGCCGACACCGAAGGCTTGCTTCTCTTCACCAACGACGGCGATCTGGCTCACCGCCTGATGCACCCGTCGTTCGAGGTTCCGAAGACGTACCTCGCCACGGTTCACGGCGTTGTCGAACGCAGCACCGGCAAGCAGTTGCGTGACGGTGTCACCCTCGACGACGGTCCGGCCAAGGTGGATGCGTTCACCGTGCTCGAGATCAACGAGGGCAAGACGCTCGTCAAGCTCGTTCTGCACGAGGGCCGTAAGCACATCGTGCGTCGCCTCCTCGATGCCGTCGGTCACCCCGTTGTCCGCCTGGTTCGCACCAACGTCGGAGTTGTCGCTCTCGGCGATCAGCGTCCGGGAACGCAGCGCGTCCTCGGTCGTAGCGAGGTCGGTGGACTGTACGAGGCGGTCGGCCTGTGA
- a CDS encoding class II glutamine amidotransferase encodes MCRWLAYSGEPLLAHDLLFRPQHSLIDQSLHSRLGATTTNGDGFGIGWYGEGSEPALFKSIEPAWNDSNLREVTSQLRTPLLFAHIRASTGTPVQRSNCHPFRHGNWMWMHNGSLRGFHEIKRDLVTAVDPSLFADLEGSTDSETLFFLALTFGLTDDPFDGVARAVGFVEQTARAHHIDNPVQMTVATTDGTNTWIFRNSSEKQSRSLFFSTEISVLRKLHPEVEALHGLGEETRIVVSEPLRDLPGAWNEVPESAAGVIREGRDDMRSFTPIPPG; translated from the coding sequence ATGTGCAGGTGGCTGGCATATTCAGGTGAACCGCTCCTCGCGCATGACCTGCTGTTCCGGCCACAGCACTCGTTGATCGACCAGAGTCTGCATTCCCGTCTCGGTGCAACAACTACCAACGGCGACGGCTTCGGAATCGGTTGGTACGGAGAGGGCAGCGAGCCTGCCCTCTTCAAGAGCATCGAACCCGCTTGGAACGACTCGAACCTTCGCGAGGTCACCAGCCAACTACGGACGCCACTGCTCTTTGCACACATCCGAGCGTCGACGGGTACTCCGGTGCAGCGCAGCAACTGTCACCCATTTCGGCACGGTAATTGGATGTGGATGCACAACGGTTCCCTGCGCGGATTCCATGAGATCAAGCGCGATTTGGTAACCGCTGTCGATCCATCACTCTTCGCCGACCTGGAAGGGTCCACGGACTCGGAAACATTGTTCTTTCTCGCGCTTACCTTCGGATTGACCGATGATCCGTTCGATGGGGTCGCGAGAGCCGTCGGGTTCGTCGAACAGACCGCCCGCGCGCACCACATCGACAACCCCGTGCAGATGACTGTCGCAACGACGGATGGAACCAACACCTGGATCTTCCGCAACTCGAGCGAAAAACAATCAAGGTCACTGTTCTTCTCCACCGAAATCTCCGTGCTGCGGAAACTCCATCCCGAAGTGGAAGCACTGCACGGTCTGGGTGAGGAAACCCGAATTGTTGTTTCGGAACCACTGCGTGATCTTCCCGGAGCGTGGAACGAGGTGCCCGAATCAGCTGCAGGCGTGATCCGCGAAGGACGGGACGACATGCGAAGCTTTACGCCGATCCCGCCCGGCTAG
- the cmk gene encoding (d)CMP kinase, with translation MPLVVAMDGPSGTGKSSVSRALAQRLGARYLDTGAIYRIATLHVLRQGIDLNDAAAITAAVAALPWSIGTDPASEQVQLDGADVSEEIRGDAVTKAVSAVSAVPEVRDLLVATQRELAAGAERIVVEGRDIGTVVLPDADVKIFLTASAETRAARRNTQNVGQGREDNYEAVLADVQRRDHLDSTRAVSPLRPAEDSILVDTSELGIEDVIAKLLLVVSDRTGAVQ, from the coding sequence ATGCCGCTGGTAGTCGCGATGGACGGACCGTCCGGAACCGGCAAATCCAGCGTCTCCCGTGCGTTGGCGCAGCGTTTGGGCGCTCGCTACCTCGACACCGGAGCTATCTACCGGATCGCGACCCTGCACGTGCTGCGTCAGGGAATCGATCTGAATGACGCTGCGGCGATCACCGCCGCGGTTGCGGCATTGCCCTGGTCCATCGGTACCGACCCCGCCAGCGAGCAGGTTCAGCTCGACGGCGCGGACGTCAGTGAGGAGATCCGCGGCGACGCGGTCACCAAGGCTGTCTCCGCAGTGTCGGCTGTTCCCGAGGTCCGCGACCTGCTGGTCGCCACTCAGCGTGAGCTGGCGGCAGGCGCAGAGCGGATCGTCGTCGAAGGACGCGATATCGGAACCGTCGTACTCCCTGATGCAGACGTCAAGATCTTCTTGACTGCGTCCGCGGAAACCCGTGCGGCACGGCGCAATACGCAGAACGTCGGCCAAGGCCGCGAAGACAATTACGAAGCGGTGCTGGCTGATGTGCAGCGCCGTGACCATCTCGATTCGACTCGGGCAGTGTCGCCGTTGCGCCCTGCCGAGGATTCCATCCTGGTGGATACGAGCGAATTGGGCATTGAAGATGTGATCGCCAAGCTGCTGTTGGTGGTCAGCGACAGAACTGGAGCAGTGCAGTGA